The genomic segment ATAATTTTTACAACAATATCACCTTCCACCTGGAAGTACAATTCTTCTGTTTCATTAAAATGATAATCCTTTCTTGCATTCGGCCCACCAACCACCATTACGATAAAATTTTCGGCATCTTTATACACACATTGATTACCTACTGGTGGTTTCAGCAGGTCACGATTTTCGTCGATCCATTTTTTTAAATTAAAAGGAGCAATAACTGGCATAGTATAGAATTTGTATAGAATTATTTCGTGGAGAAAATTACAACTTTTTACTTAGGTTTGACACTATGAATCTTTCACTCGAAGGTAAATACGCCGTCATTTGTGGCAGCACACAAGGTATAGGTCTGGCAACAGCTGAAGAATTAGCACTGTTAGGTGCCAGTTGTACTTTGATAGCAAGAAATGAAGATGCATTAAAGTCAGCAGTGCAGCATCTTGATATTTCATTAAGACAGCAGCATAATTATCTTGTTGCCGACTTTAGTAAAGCTGATGAAGTAAGAGCGGTAATAGAAAAACATGTTGCAAAAACTCCCGTTCATATTTTAGTTAATAATACCGGTGGTCCGCCATCAGGCCCGGTTATTGAAGCAAGCGAAGAGGCTTTTTTGAATACATTTAATCAGCATCTTATTTGTAATCACATTTTAACTAAAGCTGTTTTTCCTTCAATGAAAAAGGAGGGATACGGAAGAGTAATTAATATTATTTCTACTTCAGTAAAAATTCCGTTGAAGAATTTAGGAGTAAGTAATACGATTCGTGGTGCTGTTGCCTCATGGGCAAAAAGTATGGCCAACGAAATAAGTCAGTATAATATCACCGTAAATAATGTGTTGCCTGGTTTTACAACTACACAACGATTAACATCCTTAATAGACCAGTTAGCAAAAAGGGGAAACACAGTTATTGATGTAATTGAGAAAAACATGGTTGAGGAAGTGCCCATGAAAAGATTTGGGGTTGCTTCAGAAGTAGCAGCAGTAGCCGCTTTCCTCGCATCACCTGCTGCCTCGTATGTAAATGGAGTAAGTATTCCTGTAGATGGTGGTCGTACGGGAAGTATATAAATATTCAATACTCAATGAAACTGGAAATACCATATCACCTGGAAAATTTTATTGGTGGCTTTTTTATTGCATCAGTGAGTGGCAATTTTATTGATAATATTAACCCGGCAACAGGAGAAGTATATGGACAAATACCAGACAGCAATGAGAACGATGTAAAAATTGCTGTTGAATCTGCAAAGAAAGCTTTCCCTTCGTGGAGTACAACAACGGTTGAGCAAAGATTTAAAATTCTTAATCGTATAGCCGAGCTTATTGATGAACATCTTGATGAGTTGGCATTGGCAGAAACAAATGATAATGGTAAACCCCTTTGGCTAAGTAAGAAGGTTGATATTCCAAGAGCATCTGCAAACTTTCGTTTTTTTGCAACAGGTATATTGCACTTTGCTACTGAAAGTCATAATATGGAAGACAAGGCTGTGAATTATACTTTGCGTCAGCCTTTAGGAGTAGTTGCTTGTATATCGCCATGGAATCTTCCCCTTTATTTATTTACCTGGAAAATTGCACCAGCGTTAGCGGCAGGTAATTGTGTTATTGCAAAACCAAGTGAAGTAACTCCGGTCACAGCTTTTCTGCTTGCAAAGATTTGCAAAGAAGCAGGATTACCGGATGGAGTTCTCAATATTCTTTTTGGTACAGGTAATATTACCGGCGAAGCTATTGTTAAACACCCGGGCATTAAGGCTATATCATTTACAGGCAGCACCCGTGCAGGAGAAAGAATTGCTTCGTTGGCTGCGCCAGTATTTAAAAAACTTTCGCTGGAACTCGGCGGCAAAAATCCAGCAATCATTTTTTCAGATTGTAACTGGGATAAGATGATGGCTGAAACAATTCGTTCTTCTTTTTCTAACCAGGGTGAAATTTGTTTATGCAGCAGCCGGATCCTTATTGAAGAATCTGTTTATGAAAAATTCAAAAAGGAGTTTGTTGAAAAAGCGAAGAGCCTCATCATTGGCGATCCATTATATGAGCAAACAAACCAGGGAGCTATTGTGAGCAAAGTTCATTTTGATAAAATTATTCGTTGTATAAATATTGCCAAACAGGAAGCTGGAAAAATTTTATGTGGTGGAAATGTTGTAAATGCTGGCGGTCGTTGCGCAAAAGGATATTTTATTGAACCTACTGTTGTTGAAGGGTTAGGACCAGATTGTCAAACTAACCAGGAAGAGATCTTTGGTCCTGTTGTTACATTACAATCTTTCAAGACTGAAGAAGAAGCATTGCAATTAGCGAATGCTACTTCATACGGATTAGCTGCAACAATATGGACGCAGGATATTTCAAAAGCCAATCGTATGGCAGCAAAAGTTGAAAGTGGGATCATTTGGGTAAACTGCTGGCTACTTCGTGATTTAAGAACGCCATTTGGCGGAATGAAAAACAGCGGGGTAGGGAAGGAAGGTGGTTGGGAAGCTTTGCGATTTTTTACTGAAGCGAAAAATGTTTGTATACAATTATAGATTGCCACTAAGACACGAAGGCACAAAGAAAAAATTTATGACAGAGTTGGAGAGAAACGAAAGAGAAGAGTTTCTTGCAAAGGAAATTGTGGACTGTGCTTATAGAGTCCATAAACAACTTGGACCAGGATTGCTTGAGAAAGTATATGAAGTTTGTTTTTGTCATGAATTAGCAAAGAAGGGAATTTCATTCAAAAGGCAAATCGATATTTCAATTGTTTATGATGGATTAAAATTTGACGAAGGCCTGAGACTGGATGTGTTGGTTGATGATTTAGTTATATGTGAGCTAAAGGCAAAAGATGAATTAAATTTGGTTTGGAAAGCGCAAATAATTAGCCATTTAAAGTTGACAGGAAAAAGGATTGGGTTTCTTATAAACTTTAATGTGACTTTAATTAAAGATGGAATTCACAGATTTAGAAACTAATACTTTGTGCCTTCGTGTCTTAGTGGCTAAAATAAATATGAAAGAAATAATAAATACTTCAAACGCATCAACACCACTCGGTGCTTATCCGCATGCAAGAAAAGTTGGCAACCTTCTTTTTCTTTCCGGCATTGGCCCAAGAAGTCCGAAGGATAACTCAATTCCTGGATTGGAGCTCGATACAGATGGAAATATAGTGAAGTATGATATCGAAGCGGAAACTCACTCGGTTTTTTCAAATGTAAAAGCAGTACTCGAAGCGAGTGGCAGCAGTTGGAATAAAATGGTAGATGTAACAGTTTATCTCACAAACATGAAAAAGGATTTTCCAATTTATAATAAGATTTACGGTGAATACTTTAAAGATGTGCAGGCTTGTCGTACAACTGTTGAAGTTAAAAGTTTGCCAACACCAATTGCTATCGAATTAAAAGTGATTGCTACAATAGATTAACATGAATTTTCAAAATACACAGGCTTTTGCGAAAGATTTAGATTCAAAAGATTTACTCAGAACGTTTAGAGATAAATTTTTTATTCCTCAACATAACGGAGCTGATTGCGTTTATTTTACCGGCAACTCACTCGGATTACAACCTAAAACAACTTCACAGTATGTTCAACAGGAGTTAGATGATTGGGCGAAGATGGGAGTGGAAGGACATTTCCAGGCAAAGAACCCCTGGTTGCCATATCATGAAATTTTCCCCAAACAATTATCAAATATCGTTGGCTGCAAGGAAAATGAAGTAGTGGTAATGAATTCACTCACTGTGAACCTTCACTTGCTGATGGTTTCATTTTACAGGCCAACAGAGCAACGCTATAAGATTATTTGTGAAGCAAAAGCATTTCCTTCTGATCAGTATGCGTTTGAAACGCAGGCAATATATCATGGATTGAATGCTGCAGACACTGTTATTGAAGTGTCTCCACGTGAAGGCGAACATTATCTAAGAACAGAAGATATTATTTCAACTATAAAAAAACATGGTGAAAGTGTTGCAGTAGTTTTATTTGGCGGAGTAAATTATTATACCGGTCAGTTATTTGATATAAAAGCAATCACTGATGCGGCTCATGATGCTGGTGCTTATGCAGGATTT from the Bacteroidota bacterium genome contains:
- the kynU gene encoding kynureninase, with translation MNFQNTQAFAKDLDSKDLLRTFRDKFFIPQHNGADCVYFTGNSLGLQPKTTSQYVQQELDDWAKMGVEGHFQAKNPWLPYHEIFPKQLSNIVGCKENEVVVMNSLTVNLHLLMVSFYRPTEQRYKIICEAKAFPSDQYAFETQAIYHGLNAADTVIEVSPREGEHYLRTEDIISTIKKHGESVAVVLFGGVNYYTGQLFDIKAITDAAHDAGAYAGFDLAHAAGNVELKLHDWGVDFACWCSYKYLNSGPGGVAGVYINEKHVANSELPRFAGWWGYTKESRFKMEKGFKAIPTAEGWQLSNAPILSMAAHKASLDIFDEAGMGKLHTKRKMLSDYLFFILDNINLKQTEEIIEVITPRKENEKGCQVSILMLNRGKEIFDVLTKQGVIADWREPNVIRVAPVPLYNSFEDIWRFGNIIESILK
- a CDS encoding GxxExxY protein, producing MTELERNEREEFLAKEIVDCAYRVHKQLGPGLLEKVYEVCFCHELAKKGISFKRQIDISIVYDGLKFDEGLRLDVLVDDLVICELKAKDELNLVWKAQIISHLKLTGKRIGFLINFNVTLIKDGIHRFRN
- a CDS encoding aldehyde dehydrogenase, whose translation is MKLEIPYHLENFIGGFFIASVSGNFIDNINPATGEVYGQIPDSNENDVKIAVESAKKAFPSWSTTTVEQRFKILNRIAELIDEHLDELALAETNDNGKPLWLSKKVDIPRASANFRFFATGILHFATESHNMEDKAVNYTLRQPLGVVACISPWNLPLYLFTWKIAPALAAGNCVIAKPSEVTPVTAFLLAKICKEAGLPDGVLNILFGTGNITGEAIVKHPGIKAISFTGSTRAGERIASLAAPVFKKLSLELGGKNPAIIFSDCNWDKMMAETIRSSFSNQGEICLCSSRILIEESVYEKFKKEFVEKAKSLIIGDPLYEQTNQGAIVSKVHFDKIIRCINIAKQEAGKILCGGNVVNAGGRCAKGYFIEPTVVEGLGPDCQTNQEEIFGPVVTLQSFKTEEEALQLANATSYGLAATIWTQDISKANRMAAKVESGIIWVNCWLLRDLRTPFGGMKNSGVGKEGGWEALRFFTEAKNVCIQL
- a CDS encoding SDR family oxidoreductase, which gives rise to MNLSLEGKYAVICGSTQGIGLATAEELALLGASCTLIARNEDALKSAVQHLDISLRQQHNYLVADFSKADEVRAVIEKHVAKTPVHILVNNTGGPPSGPVIEASEEAFLNTFNQHLICNHILTKAVFPSMKKEGYGRVINIISTSVKIPLKNLGVSNTIRGAVASWAKSMANEISQYNITVNNVLPGFTTTQRLTSLIDQLAKRGNTVIDVIEKNMVEEVPMKRFGVASEVAAVAAFLASPAASYVNGVSIPVDGGRTGSI
- a CDS encoding RidA family protein, whose amino-acid sequence is MKEIINTSNASTPLGAYPHARKVGNLLFLSGIGPRSPKDNSIPGLELDTDGNIVKYDIEAETHSVFSNVKAVLEASGSSWNKMVDVTVYLTNMKKDFPIYNKIYGEYFKDVQACRTTVEVKSLPTPIAIELKVIATID